The following proteins come from a genomic window of Diceros bicornis minor isolate mBicDic1 chromosome 4, mDicBic1.mat.cur, whole genome shotgun sequence:
- the LOC131404398 gene encoding histone H2A type 2-A — MSGRGKQGGKARAKAKSRSSRAGLQFPVGRVHRLLRKGNYAERVGAGAPVYMAAVLEYLTAEILELAGNAARDNKKTRIIPRHLQLAIRNDEELNKLLGKVTIAQGGVLPNIQAVLLPKKTESHHKAKGK; from the coding sequence ATGTCTGGTCGTGGCAAGCAAGGAGGCAAGGCTCGCGCTAAGGCTAAGTCGCGCTCGTCCCGCGCTGGCCTTCAGTTCCCGGTGGGACGAGTGCACCGCCTGTTGCGTAAAGGCAACTACGCCGAgcgggtgggggcgggcgcgccGGTCTATATGGCGGCGGTCCTCGAGTACCTGACGGCGGAGATCTTGGAGCTGGCGGGGAACGCGGCCCGAGACAACAAGAAGACGCGTATCATTCCTCGTCACCTTCAGCTGGCCATCCGCAACGACGAGGAGCTGAACAAGCTGCTGGGCAAAGTCACCATCGCCCAGGGCGGCGTTTTGCCGAATATCCAGGCCGTGCTGCTCCCTAAGAAGACGGAGAGTCACCACAAGGCGAAGGGCAAGTGA
- the LOC131404402 gene encoding histone H2B type 2-E, with amino-acid sequence MPEPAKSAPAPKKGSKKAVTKAQKKDGKKRKRSRKESYSIYVYKVLKQVHPDTGISSKAMGIMNSFVNDIFERIAGEASRLAHYNKRSTITSREIQTAVRLLLPGELAKHAVSEGTKAVTKYTSSK; translated from the coding sequence ATGCCTGAGCCGGCAAAATCCGCTCCCGCGCCCAAAAAGGGCTCGAAGAAAGCGGTCACCAAAGCCCAGAAGAAAGACGGCAAAAAGCGCAAGCGCAGCCGCAAGGAGAGCTACTCCATCTACGTGTACAAGGTGCTGAAGCAGGTGCACCCGGACACCGGCATTTCGTCCAAGGCCATGGGCATCATGAACTCCTTCGTCAACGACATCTTCGAGCGCATCGCCGGCGAAGCGTCCCGCCTGGCGCATTACAACAAGCGCTCGACCATCACGTCCCGGGAGATCCAGACGGCCGTGCGCCTGCTGCTGCCCGGCGAGCTGGCCAAGCACGCCGTGTCCGAGGGCACCAAGGCGGTCACCAAGTACACCAGCTCTAAGTGA